GGGGAAAATGCTGCGCCACATATTTTTGGCCCACCATGAAGCCGAGCACGCTTTCTGTCGCCGCTACGCCGCGCAGCTCCCGCGAACGCTGCTCCTGCTGACCGCTGAGCACCTGTCCGTAAAACCGGAAATGGGCATCATCGAAATCCGCGCTTAGGTTGGGCGCGCTGCTGCGGAGCAGGTGAAACCGGAGGTAGGTCTGCCAGTCGCTTACAGGCACTTCGGCCTGCATGGCAGCAAAAGCGGTGAAGTAGGATGGCTGACGCACAACGAGTTCTTCAATATCAGCGAGACCTGCGGCTTCCAGGAAAACCGGCCAGTCGAGGCCCGGGGCCGTTTCGGCGAGTTCGGTGGTTGTCATCAGGTTGTAGGTAGCGACGCGATCGCGGCTTTCGACGCGGGTCCAGTGATGCTCCGCTATGCCGGTTTCGAGACGAATCACGGTTTCAGCGGCCTGCGCGGGGTTGTCCCAGCCGGCGAGTTCCCACAGGGTTTGGATGTAGGTGCGGTAGGCTTCGAGCAGGGCGAGGGAGCGGTCATCATCGTTCAGGTAAAAATCGCGGTCGGGCAGCCCGAGTCCTGACTGACTCCCGGAAGTGATGTACCGGTCGCTTTGCTGCGGATCCTGCCCCACAAACAGCGATATGGGGATGCCTGCGCGGTAGCGCTGAAAGTAGCCCCAGAGTCCGGCGAGATCGGCATGAGATTCTAATTCGTCAATCTGTGCAAGCTGAGGCGAAAGGGGCTCAAGCCGGAGTTGTTCGAGCAGATCGGTGTTCATGAAGGCACGGAACATATCCCCAATTTTCTGCTGATCACTGCCGTGCGGTGCCTGAGCTTCGGCGGCTTCGCGGATGATTTCGAGTACGTGACCGTCAGCAATTTCGCGCAGCTCATCGAAGCTGCCCCATCGGGCGCGGTCGCCGGGAATCTCCGTCTGCTCCAGCCAAAGGCCGTTCACAAACTGATAGAAGTCATCACCCGGATGTACCGAGGTATCCATAAAATGCGTGTAAATGCCGGAAGAAAGCTCCCGGTCGCTTTTTGAGGCTGTACGCGTTTCACGCTCCCCTGTGTCTGAGACAGGCACCGCGGGTTGTGCTGCTACCAGAGGTGAAAACAGCAGCGCGAAGAGGAGGAAGCTGATTAAGGGTCGAATCATAAGGAAATGGTATAAGACGGTTGGACTATTGACAGTATTGGTTTTTTGATTTGGTCTGAAATCAAACAGAAGCGTGTAAATTATGAAAAGTTCGTACATCACAAAAAAGCAGCCCTTGGTTTAGCTGCGGATGATGACAGACAAACATTTTGAGATTAGCGGTGATTCACGTTACATTCAACCACCTTACCAAGTTTTGCGCTTACAGGCCTGTTTTTAAAAAAATGTGAGTACCGTGGCGTATTTGAATCTTCATTCCTTTAATATGAAAACTTATTTTTGATGAAAATGAATGATTTTTCCCGTTTTATCACAGCTATTCTGGAAGATGACCAAGCTGCTATGAACCGCTATGCCCAAGAGGTAACCCGGGTATTGACCGATTTTTTAATGATTCATTTTCAGGTTAAAAAAGCGGATGCAGAAGATTGTGCGCAAAATGTGCTGCTCATGGTGATCAGCAAAACCAAAGCGGGGGAACTTACGCCGGATAAGCCGCCGGCGTATATGCTTATTTCTGCACGGAATGAATATTTCCGGCTCTATAAAGACCAAAAGCGCAATGGAGAATTGCCGGATCATGACCTGATTGAGAGTCCGCTCGAAAATCCCGGCGAGCTGCTTGTGAGTAAAGAGCTGAAGGATATTTTGTATTACTGCATTGGAAAACTTAGCGCGGGCTATCAGAAACTTGTGCTGTATATGCTTAAAAATCCGGACGAAAAAGCGGAAGGTCTCGCACGTGAGTTAAATACCAGCGTCAACAACATCTGGACCCGCAAACACCGGCTTAATCAGAAGCTCATGGAGTGCATGAAAAAAAAGATTTAGAAAAAGTGTAAGGAATTCGGGAGTTGTTACTCTGTAGGGTGTACGTAGGAAAAGGCAGCCTACCAGTTAATCAGCAAGCTACTACTCGTTTAAGTTTATTTTTCCAGTTTATTGAGCAAAGTTACCAGACCATTTAAAATGAATCGGCTGCCAGGTTTCATACAAAGTGTACTGTTACACATTTTGAGAGAGTACCATCCAATATTTGATTATTAATTCCAGGTAAGATGAAAGATCAGAGCAAAAATAAATTGATTGAAACTGCACATAAGAAAATTGATCGCTATTTGTCGGGTAAAATGACTGCGAAGGAGACCGAAGCTTTTTGGGTTTTTCTCATCGAAAACCCGGAATTCCGGGATCACCTTCACCTTGAAGCCAACCTGCGGCACCTTGCCGCAACAGAACCCGCAAAACTGGAAGAACTTTTACAAGAAGCAGAAGCTTCCCTTCAGGCTGATGATGCCTTAGCTTCGTCTCAGGCTGAGAGTGAAGCAGTTCCGTACAGTGCCAAACCCACTCTCAGCAGCTCTGAAAAACCACAGTCCCAGCCCTCAATGCATAAGATTAAGCCGTATCTGAGCTGGATTGCAGCCGCAGCCGCGGTCTTATTGCTGGTATGGGGACTCAACCTGCTGAGTGTCAGCTCCCAAACCGGCGAGCAGGCACGTATGGCTCTGATTGACCGCCTTGACGTGCCTCACCATGCGGATTACCTCTTCTATGAGCCCATTGATGCTTTCCGGAATGATGATCCGGCAGATCGGCTGGAAGAAATCATAGACCTTTCCCTGTTACTTGCCTTTTCTGCAAGCTACGAGGAGGCACTCGAACTCTATGAAGAAGTGATTGAGTTTTATCCCGACGATCCGCGGGTTTCGGTGATTTACCTCAATAAAGGTTTAACAGAGTACAATCTCGAAAGGTGGGATGCCGCTGTTACATCCTTTCAGCGTACGCTGAGCTTTGATGACACGGAGCTGTACGTGCGTGAAAAGGCAAACTGGTTCATGGCTAACGCTTATATAGAGCAAGGTTTGCTTTTCCGGGCACTCCGGCCGCTTCGTCTTGTAGCTGAAAAGCAGGGTCAGTTCGGAAACGACGCATCAGAATTTCTCAGTCTCATCCGTCCTTTCCTACTCGACGAATACATTCAGCATGTTGACGGCGATTTCGATTTCGAAACATTCGACGGATATGAATTTCTGGAGGATGTCGATTTAGACTAAGGTAACAGCTTAGCATGCAGTTCTGACAGTCTGAAAGCGCACTATAGCTTCCTTTCTGGAAATAAAAAGCCGGATACGGTAATCGCTGATATGCACAGCGCCGTATCCGGCTTTTTTGTTGTAGTTGCAGGGATAATATCTTTGTCGTGCCTTAGGCGTGGAGTAGCCCGAAAAATAACCAGTCCGGGTTAGCTGAGCTCGTACTTGAGCGGTGGTAAACCTGCCTCAATCAAATCCCGCTTCGGCTCATACCAGGGAGGCAGAATTAAGGTCTCGCCCAGCTTATCGGGATCTTCATCCCGGTCAAACCCGGGGCCGTCAGTTGCCAGCTCAAACAGTACGCCGCCCGGCTCTTTAAAGTACACGGATTTAAACCAAAAGCGGTCGATCTGTGGCGAAGGGGACAGGCCGAATTGCAGCACGCGGTTGCGGATGGTCATTTCTTCTTCTGAGTCCTTCACGCGCCAGGCAAGGTGATGGATTCCTCCTGTGCCCCAACGCCCTAGACCGAGGGAAGCGTCCGCGTGTACTTCGATCAGCTTACCGGAAGTGCCGCCTTCAACCCCGAAACGCACCCAGCCGTCATCTTCTGAGATTCGTGTGTAGCCAAGCCCTTCGGTGAGCAGCATTTCGGTGTATTTGAGTTCACGTACCTGAAACCGCACATTATGCATACCGCGCAGCTGTTTTGCCGCAGGTACCGGACTTCTTTCCCATGCTGCGAAATCCCGTGCATCCTCATTTTCAGTTAAAGCAAGCCCCAATCCGTGCGGATCGGAAAAAACGAGGTGCTGTTCCCCGAAGCGCACTTCTTCACGTACTGATATTCCGTGTTCCTGCAGGCGCTCCTGCCAGTACGGCATTGAACCGTTAGGAATGGCGAAAATAACTTCATTTGCCATTCCTGCGCCGGTTTTTGCTGGCCCCATGGCAGGCCAGGGGAAAAAAGTGAGGTCAGTACCGGGATTCCCGTCCCTGTCAGCAAAAAACAGATGATACGTATCGGGTGCATCCTGATTAATGCTTTTTTTAACCAGACGAAGTCCCATCACTTTCGTGTAAAAATCAAGATTTTCCTGAGGGTCACCGGCAATAGCCGTGATATGATGTAATCCGTGTACGTTCGCTTTCATGATGAGTCTTATTGGATTTGTGTTTATATATTTCCCGAGCTAACGATGGCCGCCCAAAAAACGTTTGTTTAAACAAATAATTTTGCAAACAACTGTTATTCAGGAGTTAAGGTGATGGAGGAAGCTGGCAAGTACACCATCATCCTACACCGCACTGCACGGTCGTAATGGCTGGTATTTTATTTAGGGGGAAACACCGGGAACATCAGGGGTTGGGCGACAGCTCATGAGCGACCAAACCTAACCTGCATTGGTAAGCATATCTGATTACCATGTGGCAAAAAATAGTGTTGTCCTCCGGCCGCAAAGGCGCTTGCTATCAATATATTATTCCGCCTTTTTTTGTACTTTGATCTCATATTATTATTCAAAAGTAGCGGTTTGGATTTTGCTTACGGCAAAGTACAAGCTTAAGCTGTTCCTGTACTATTAAAATACTGATGTTTATGAGTCCTGTACCTGATTCGCCTCTGTTCGCTAAGTGGAAAACACAAGCTGAGAAATTTTTGAAAGGCGCACCGCTTGAAAGCCTGTTTTATGAAACGCCCGAAGGCATCACCATGAAGCCTATTTACACTTCGGAAGATCTTTCAGCCCTTCCCTGGAAAGACAGCCTGCCCGGGCAAGAGCCCTTCACCCGTGGACCGTATCCGACCATGTACACACAGCGACCCTGGACCATCCGGCAGTATGCGGGCTTCTCAACTGCAGAAGAGTCTAACGCTTTCTACCGCAAAGCACTTGCTGCGGGACAGCGCGGTTTGAGCGTGGCCTTCGACCTTGCAACGCACCGCGGGTATGATTCCGATCACCCAAGGGTAGAGGGCGATGTCGGAAAAGCTGGGGTCGCCATCGACTCGGTCGAAGACATGAAAATCCTGTTCGACGGCATTCCGCTCGACAAGATGTCGGTTTCCATGACCATGAACGGCGCCGTGCTGCCGGTGCTTGCAAGCTATATTGTAGCAGCGGAGGAGCAGGGCGTGACACAGGAACAGCTCAGCGGCACCATTCAGAACGACATCCTGAAGGAGTTCATGGTGCGCAACACCTACATCTATCCCCCGCAGCCTTCTATGCGGATTGTTTCGGATATTATTGCGCACACGAGCCGGTACATGCCGCGCTACAATTCGATTTCCATTTCAGGCTATCACATGCAGGAAGCCGGTGCGAACAGCGTGCTCGAGCTCGCCTTCACCATTGCCGACGGTCTCGAATATGTAGAAGCCGCCCAAACAGCCGGACTTGATGTCGATGACTTCGCGCCGCGACTCTCCTTTTTCTTCGCCATTGGCATGAACTTTCTCATGGAAGTCGCCAAGCTTCGCGCCGCCCGCACACTCTGGGCCGAAATGATGAAGAAGCGCTACAGTCCGAAAAATCCGAAGTCGCTTATGCTGCGGACGCACTGTCAGACTTCCGGCTGGAGCCTTACGGCGCAGGATCCGCTCAACAATGTTGTGCGCACAACCATTGAAGCCATGGCCGCCGTGCTCGGTGGGACCCAAAGTCTGCACACCAACTCTTACGACGAAGCCCTTTCGCTACCGACCGATACCGCTGCGCGCATCGCCCGAAACACACAGCTGATCATCTCTGAGGAAACCGATATCACCAAAACCGTCGATCCGTTCGCCGGATCCTATGCGGTGGAGTCTCTCACCATGGAGCTGGTCGAAAAGGCCCGTGCCATCATCGACGAAGTCACCGAACTGGGCGGCATGGCCAAAGCTATCGAAAGCGGCATGCCCAAAATGCGCATCGAAGAAGCCGCTGCCATCAAGCAGGCGGGCATCGATAAGGGGGACGTCACTATTGTAGGGGTAAACAAGTACCGGCTCGCAAAGGAGGATGACATCGAGGTGCTTGATATCGACAACACCGAGGTCCGCCGGAAGCAGATCGAGCGGCTTGAAAAAGTGAAGGCCGCCCGCGACAACGGCAAGGTCGAAGCTGCCCTGAACAAGCTGCGCGAAGCCGCTACGAATCCGGACATCAACCTTCTCGAAGCTTCTATTGAAGCCGCGCGCGTCCGCTGCACGGTAGGTGAAATTTCCGAAGCCCTTGAAAAAGTATGGGGCCGCCACAACGCTACCGCGCAAACCATTTCGGGCGTGTACGAAAGTGCCTACAAAGCCGACGACTCCTATACCAAAATCAAAAAAGCAATTGAAGCTTTCGCCGGACAGGAAGGTCGCCGTCCCCGCATGCTGGTCGTAAAAATGGGGCAGGACGGTCACGACCGCGGTGCGAAAGTTGTCGCTACCGCTTTTGCCGATATCGGTTTTGATGTGGACATGGGACCCTTGTTTTCCACACCGGAAGAAGCCGCGAAAATGGCGGTTGAAAACGATGTGCACGTTGTGGGCGTATCAAGCCTTGCCGCCGGGCACAAAACCCTGATTCCGAAGCTCATCAGCGAGCTGAAAAAGCAGGACGCCGGCGACATTGTTGTGATTGCCGGTGGCGTAATTCCGCCCAAGGATTTCGACTGGCTCCGGGAACAGGGGGTTGCAGCCGTTTTCGGACCTGGCACGCATATTCCTAATGCCGCCCTGGAAGTCCTGCAGGCCATTGAAAGCTCAGCCCAAAAAATGGCCTGAAGCATCCGTTTTTGCGCATTGACTTAGTCCAAAAAGGCCGCAGGCAAACCCTTCGGCCTTTTTGCGATTGGAGACCTCATCAAAAGGAAACTTCAGCAGAAAACTACCCTGACGCAAAACGAAAATATAACCGGCAGAATGGGGCAGTGTGCTCCGGCATATTCCAAAAAGGTATGCCGCGTGCGTTGCAGGCAACAGCGCTGCAAACGGGAGAATGTTGACGTACGCTGCGTTTTCTCTGCATCCGCATGAGCAGCGGTGTTGTGTAAGGACAGCGTAATTAACGGTTTGCAAAAAATAATCATCTCGCCGTGAATAATGCGGGATAATACAGCCAATAATGTCTGTGCTACGTAACTTTAGGATCCGCACCTAAAACTTCATCAAAAGCTAAATCACGGCACAATTCAGGCCGCTTTATTTCTATGAAACATTTCTGGGACGAACGCTACCGACTTCCTGAGTATGCCTACGGAACGGAACCCAATGTCTTTTTTAAAGAAAAACTTGCAACTCTCAGCCCCGGCAGGATATTGCTGCCCGGTGAAGGGGAAGGCCGCAATGCCGTTTGGGCCGCACAGCAGGGCTGGCAGGTCACAGCCATTGATTTCAGCACTACAGGCCGGCGCAAGGCCATGCAGCTTGCCAGAAAACAGGGCGTACAAATTGCGTATCAGGTAGAGTCGTTTCACAAAGTTACGCCCGAGCCTGAAAGTTTCGACGCAGCAGCGGTTATTTTTTTCCATGTGCCCGCCTTGTTCATGGAGCGCGCTTTTGCCAAAATTACCCAAAGCCTCAAACCCGGCGGCACCCTCATAGCCGAGCTGTATGCAGCCGCACAACTGGGACGCAACTCCGGCGGACCACAGTCGCCCGAGCTCCTATACACGCCTGAGCAAATTGCGCAATGGACCGAAGGCCTTCACCATCACGAACTCGTCCAAACGGAAACCGTCCTGAACGAAGGCCGCTTTCATCAGGGTGAAGCAGTCGTTATACGGATAGTTGCGCAAAAGCCGACGCCATAGCGTAAGCCTCAGCTGTCAGCTGTTCGGGTCTCATCCTTTCCGCTACGCTCAAGCTGATTGGTCTCGGTAACAATATTCTTCACGATCTCATCAAGCTTCCCGACCTCATCGCTGAGATGACCAAGGTACTGTTGAAGTTCTTCCGGCGTCATTTCCTCATCCGTCTGAATCATGTTGCTGATAGCCAGAATGTTGGCGATCGGGCGCCTTACCCCATGGGATTGCTGCCAGGCTATTTTACGCAAAAACATATTCTGCCGCAGGATGATATCCTGACGCCGCTTAAGCTCAGATACATCCTGCAAAATAATGATGGTGTACAGCTTTCCGGAATTGATGAAAACATTGTAGCTGCAACTCATCATCAGGGTCTGCCCGTCCGCTTTATTGATCTCTGTAAACCGTTCGTTTATAAGGGAAGCATCGCTGGCAGAAGCCGGGTCTGTGCGGTGCTGACCAAAATAGCGGATCAGGTCTTCGGCATAGGAAGCGCGCTGCGCCTCAGGAATCAGCGCGTCAAGTTTCAGGACCGTCGCCTCCGCCTCTGAAAATCCCAGCACGTTTTCAAACTGTTCATTCACATACGAGATCTGAAAACGATCGTCGGCAATCAACAGCGGGTGCGGGATGGCTTCGATGGTTTTGTTGAGACGCTCCTTGTTTTCGCGCAGCTCAATTTCGCGGGATTTTCGGTCGGTTATATCAGCAACATTTTGCGCGATACCGCTGATGTTTCCAGCCTTATCATACACCGGATAAATAAAATAGCGCCACCACTTGCCCCGATAATCCTTCTCAAAATAGGCCGTTTCACCAAGCAGTGCGCGCCTGTAATGCTGTTCAAATTCGCTGACTTCACCCGGCAGGATATACGAGAGTGCCGGCAAACCGGTCTGTTGGGGTTTCCCAAAAACCTGTTTCACCAAAGTCTCGGCCACCTTGTTGAAAAACAGCACCCTAAGCTCCTTATCTATGAAAGTTACCGCCTGATCGGCACTGTCATAAATGGCGCGCAGCATGCCTTCCTGAAGCCGGATTTTATCCTCTGTTTCTTTTCGTTTGGTGATATCACGGTTCAGAATAACCACCTTTTCTGCATCAAGCGGTGCGAGATTGGCCTCAAACCAGTTGTCCTGCCCGCTGCCCGCAAGACGGTACTCCACGCGGCGGGCAGACTCCCCCTGAGAGAGCTGCCGGAGAGCGGTACGGAAAGCAACCCGAACCCGCGCAGGCAGCAGACCCTGCAGGGCACTTTCTTCAAAACCTGCCGCGGGCACAAAACCCTGTTTGCCATCCTCCGCGTGTCCCCACTCCATAATATTGCCGTTCAGGTCAGCAATCAGCAGCATATCAGGAATGGCCGCAATAATGGAAGCAAGATAATCCCGCTGCAGGCTACTGTCGGTCGGCGCGCTCTTCGGAAGCACGCTGTTTTGCACAACCGGCACAAACAAAGCAAGTAAAAGCCCCTCATCACCACTTTTGTCCCCGAAATACAAAACTTCGGCCTCGACCGGATTTCCGGCTGTTGTAAACAGCGTGCGCAGCCCAAAAACGGCTTTGGGTACCTTCCCGCCCGCGGGACAATCCGGCTGCGCAGCATGTGCGCATAAACGCCTCAGGCTGCCATGCGAGCCGGACTGAATCAGGCCAAAAAGCGAAGGATATTCCGGCATATCCCCCATCAGCTTTTTGAAAGCGGGATTATAAGCCTTCAGATCGCCATCAGGCGTGATAACAGCGGCCGCTGAAACAAGTGAATTTTTGAGATAAGGGGGAAGCATTACAGCAAGTCAAATCAAATCAAATCAATAAAAAAGGGAACCCAGTCAGGCTTGTTTGTTTGGGTCTCAGCATGAAGGAATCATTCCTAACCCGCATTATTCACCAAGAAATTTTCTTGCTGGCAAGGCGAATCTGAAAACTGAGCGGAAGGGTACCTAAGTACCCTGAGCATGAGTTTTCAGATTCAACGCCGCCAGCGGGGAAATTTCGCAGTCTTTACACCACACTCAAATTTGGGCTACCGGTTTTTTTTAGCTAAGCCTAATGTAACTCATACTTAGCAAATAAATCCTGTTTAACTGTGAATAATGCGGGTTAAAATACGGCATATTTTGACTTTATTAACATGGCTAAGCTGCAAATCCGGATTTCGCAATCTGCGGCATCGCTGTTATTTTCGGTTTACGTACGCCTCATCACACAAAAACCCACTCATCTGAAAAAACCGCTGAGCCCATGACCAAATCAGAAGCCGAAAACTTGCTCGAAAGCTTCATCGAAAACGAAAACCTGCGCCATCACTGCCGCATGGTAGCTGCCGCCATGACCGCCTACGCCCAAAAGCTGGGCAAAAACGAGCAGCAAACCCACGAATGGTTCCTCGCCGGCCTGTTGCACGACCTCGACTGGGAGAAACACCCCGATGCCCATCCCAACTATGCCCTGACCGAAGTTTTTCCCCAATACGACTTGCCGGAGTCCGTAACCGAAGCCATCCGCGCACACGCCCCGGAACGCACCGGCAAGCAGCCCGAGACCGAAATCGAGCGCTACCTCTTTGCCTGCGACGAGCTCAGCGGTTTCATGCACGCCGTCTCCCTCATGCGCCCCGAAGGCTTTTCCGGCATGAAGGCCAAATCGGTCACCAAAAAGATGAAGGACAAACGTTTTGCCGCAAACGTCAGCCGCGACGACATCCGGCAGGGCGCGGAGCTCATCCAAACCGAACTGGCCACGCACATCCTGTTCCTCGCGGAAGTATTCGAAAGCAACCCCTAACCTCTGGCAGCCTCGCCATTTCCGGCTTTTTTATTTTTTTGGGAAAACCCCGTGAACATCAGGGGGTACGGGGTAGTTTGAAAGATCCCAAGCCTAAGATGGGTCCCTTGCTTTTTGGTGCCCGTGTCAGCCCTGCGGATGTCAGCCGCATGCCGGTATCCATAACATGCCATCCGTAAGGCCTCAAACATGAAATCCGGGAAAGCTACCGACCCAAAGCGTACAAAATGCCGCCCAGCAGGTGATCAAGAAACAGCGGCTCTTCAAAGGATTCTTTGGTGTGCCCCAGCCCCGTATAAAAAGCCCGCCCACCGTCGAAGTCGTGATACCACGCGATCGGGTGATTCCCGGGGTGATCGCTGCCCTCATAGCTGTCCGTATCGAGCCGCAACAGCACCTGGGTCGCTCCGCTGATAAAGCTGAAGTTGTACCACTCATCTTCCCGCTCCCAGCGCTCCGGCAAAGGGCGGGTTGCCGGATGATTCCTGTTGACCACCTCAAGTACAGCCTGCCTCACATTCGGGTTATTGGGATGATTGCTAAACCGCGCACCCACCAGCTCCCCGAACCACGGCCACTCGTACTCGGTGTCCGTAGCGGAATGCACCCCGGCAAATCCGCCGCCGTTTTGGATGAAAGCCTTAAATGCCTGACGCTGATCATCTCTTGAAAAAACATCTTCTGTCGTGTTCAGAAATAGCACCGCCTGATAGCGGCTCAGGTTATCCGGCGAAAAATAAGCCGGGTCTTCCGTGTGCTTCACGCTGAAGCCGTTGTCGGAACCCAGCCGCTTGACGGCCTCAACACCCGCCTCAATCGAATCATGACGCCAGCCGCTTGTTTTCGTGTAAACCAGCAGCCGGTCCGTTGCGCCTTCAACCTCAAGTTGCGTAGGCCCGCTGTAGTCTGATTGCTGATCTTGAGCGTCGCCGCCACAAGCAGTCAGGGCAAACCCAAGGGCGAAAAGCAGGAACGGCAAAAGGCTTGCGCAGGTCATTTCAAAGCATTTCATGGCAATCGTCAGTTAGGATTAGGATGAAAGGTGAAAAGAGAGGTAAAGCAAAGCCACAGCCCGTGCTGCGTTTCAGGCCGGAAAACTCAGCGCAGGCTTCGGGACACATCCTCCAGGAAAATCTCAAAAAACCGGTTTACGTCCGGCAGCACCTCGTTGAGCGTGTGACCTGCCGGGAGCAACATCAGCCGTAGCCGTTCCTGAAAATGATGCGCGAAACGGATGGCATTTTCCGGTGGGATGATTTCATCCTGCCAACCGTGTATCAGGCTTACGGGACAGCGCAAATCCGGCAGCGGCTCGGTCTCGTAACCGGGCATGAACACGGCAGGAGCCATCAGAAAGATGCCGGACGGCCGCAGCTCCTCCGCAAGTTCGCGGGCCGCAAGCAGACTCACCGCGCCGCCCATGCTTGAACCGACCAGAAGCCAGGGCGTGTCCGGATGTTCGGCGGCAAAGTC
This genomic stretch from Cyclonatronum proteinivorum harbors:
- a CDS encoding alpha/beta hydrolase; this translates as MHVFFSHGKESGPNGLKIQQLRAELEKRGIGAESLDYTDTFDPAVRAARLIGRVRDFAAEHPDTPWLLVGSSMGGAVSLLAARELAEELRPSGIFLMAPAVFMPGYETEPLPDLRCPVSLIHGWQDEIIPPENAIRFAHHFQERLRLMLLPAGHTLNEVLPDVNRFFEIFLEDVSRSLR